A window from Streptomyces sp. NBC_00299 encodes these proteins:
- a CDS encoding type II toxin-antitoxin system VapB family antitoxin produces MIFKRIGNGRPYPDHGRESTRQWADVAPRPVRLDQLVTTKGQLDLETLLAEDSTFYGDLFAHVVKWQGDLYLEDGLHRAVRAALQQRQVLHARVLELD; encoded by the coding sequence GTGATCTTCAAGCGCATCGGAAACGGCCGGCCGTACCCCGACCACGGCCGGGAAAGCACCCGGCAGTGGGCGGACGTCGCGCCGCGCCCGGTCCGCCTCGATCAGCTCGTGACGACCAAGGGCCAGCTCGATCTGGAAACCCTGCTCGCCGAGGACTCGACGTTCTACGGCGACCTCTTCGCGCACGTCGTGAAGTGGCAGGGCGACCTGTATCTGGAGGACGGCCTGCACCGCGCGGTGCGCGCGGCGCTCCAGCAGCGCCAGGTGCTGCACGCGCGCGTCCTCGAACTGGACTGA
- the upp gene encoding uracil phosphoribosyltransferase, with the protein MRLHVVDHPLVAHKLTALRDQRTDSATFRRLADELVTLLAYEATRDVRTEAVDITTPVTDTTGVKLSYPRPLVVPILRAGLGMLDGMVRLLPTAEVGFLGMIRNEETLQASTYATRMPEDLSGRQVYVLDPMLATGGTLVAAIQELIKRGADDVTAVVLLAAPEGVELMERELAGTPVTVVTAAVDDHLNEHGYIVPGLGDAGDRLYGAAE; encoded by the coding sequence ATGCGTCTCCACGTCGTCGACCATCCCCTGGTCGCCCACAAGCTCACCGCGCTGCGCGACCAGCGCACCGACTCCGCGACCTTCCGCCGGCTCGCCGACGAACTGGTCACCCTGCTCGCCTACGAGGCCACGCGGGACGTGCGCACCGAAGCGGTCGACATCACGACCCCGGTCACCGACACCACCGGCGTCAAGCTCTCCTACCCGCGCCCCCTCGTGGTGCCGATCCTGCGCGCCGGCCTCGGCATGCTGGACGGCATGGTCCGGCTGCTGCCGACCGCCGAGGTGGGCTTCCTGGGCATGATCCGCAACGAGGAGACGCTCCAGGCCTCCACGTACGCCACGCGCATGCCGGAGGACCTCTCGGGCCGTCAGGTCTACGTCCTGGACCCGATGCTCGCCACCGGCGGCACGCTGGTCGCGGCGATCCAGGAGCTCATCAAGCGCGGCGCCGACGACGTCACGGCCGTGGTGCTGCTGGCCGCCCCCGAGGGCGTCGAGCTCATGGAACGCGAGCTGGCGGGCACCCCGGTGACGGTCGTGACGGCCGCCGTCGACGACCACCTCAACGAGCACGGGTACATCGTGCCGGGGCTCGGGGACGCGGGGGACCGCCTGTACGGCGCCGCCGAGTAG
- a CDS encoding HdeD family acid-resistance protein: MTESPGGPLGGRDYDDRRVHAGHPPGAGAAREAEPAFEGPLHVLSRAAWQVVLGTGVCSLVLGILVLVWPDAPLFVSGVLFGLYLLISGVFQLVSAFGTHRTTSLRVLAFVSGTVSVLLGLFCFRRPMQSILLLALWIGIGWLFRGVTQTLAAASDKSMPARGWQIFLGVVTVVGGIVLIDSPIESVTVLMLLGGCWLVAVGAVEIVIGIRMRKRARQVPHEL, from the coding sequence ATGACCGAGTCACCGGGTGGCCCCCTCGGGGGCCGGGACTATGACGACCGGCGGGTTCATGCGGGGCATCCGCCCGGGGCGGGGGCGGCGCGGGAGGCCGAGCCCGCCTTCGAGGGGCCCCTGCACGTCCTGTCCCGGGCCGCCTGGCAGGTCGTGCTGGGCACCGGGGTCTGCTCGCTGGTGCTGGGCATCCTGGTCCTGGTCTGGCCGGATGCCCCGCTCTTCGTCTCCGGGGTCCTCTTCGGCCTCTACCTCCTGATCAGCGGCGTCTTCCAGCTGGTCTCCGCGTTCGGCACGCACCGGACGACCTCGCTGCGGGTGCTGGCCTTCGTCAGCGGCACCGTGTCGGTCCTCCTCGGCCTGTTCTGCTTCCGCCGCCCGATGCAGTCGATCTTGCTGCTCGCCCTGTGGATCGGCATCGGCTGGCTCTTCCGTGGCGTCACCCAGACCCTGGCCGCCGCCTCCGACAAGTCCATGCCGGCCCGCGGCTGGCAGATCTTCCTCGGCGTCGTCACCGTCGTCGGCGGAATCGTGCTGATCGACTCCCCGATCGAGTCGGTCACCGTGCTGATGCTGCTCGGTGGGTGCTGGCTGGTGGCGGTCGGTGCCGTCGAGATCGTCATCGGAATCCGGATGCGCAAGCGGGCGCGCCAGGTCCCGCACGAGCTGTGA
- a CDS encoding LytR C-terminal domain-containing protein: MGGQYRIKGDKYPRMRRPRRRGRLVVLTVASAAVLGMIGWGTLQLIDVFTDGGKASAAGPKADCGSRATPSATAAAALPKPGGITVNVFNATTRSGLAKQTADELKKRGFKIGDVGNAAKEFDKKVKGTGLLLGPSSSLDTALPVLGTQLGTAERRTDAARKGPAVDLIIGNGFKELAKKADADKALAALANPEPTPTGKKSC; the protein is encoded by the coding sequence ATGGGCGGCCAGTACCGGATCAAGGGGGACAAGTACCCGCGAATGCGCCGTCCGCGGCGGCGCGGCAGGCTCGTCGTCCTCACCGTCGCCTCGGCCGCCGTACTAGGCATGATCGGCTGGGGCACTCTGCAGCTCATCGATGTCTTCACCGACGGCGGAAAGGCCTCGGCGGCCGGTCCGAAGGCCGACTGCGGGTCCCGGGCCACGCCCTCGGCCACCGCCGCGGCGGCCCTGCCCAAGCCGGGCGGGATCACCGTCAACGTGTTCAACGCCACGACCCGCAGCGGCCTCGCCAAGCAGACCGCGGACGAGCTGAAGAAGCGCGGCTTCAAGATCGGCGACGTGGGCAACGCGGCCAAGGAGTTCGACAAGAAGGTCAAGGGCACCGGGCTGCTGCTCGGCCCGTCGTCGTCCCTGGACACCGCGCTGCCCGTCCTGGGCACCCAGCTCGGCACCGCAGAGCGCCGCACCGACGCCGCGCGCAAGGGCCCGGCCGTCGACCTGATCATCGGCAACGGCTTCAAGGAGCTCGCGAAGAAGGCGGACGCCGACAAGGCGCTGGCCGCGCTGGCCAACCCCGAGCCGACGCCCACCGGCAAGAAGAGCTGCTGA
- a CDS encoding helicase HerA-like domain-containing protein — protein MSERESRAKGGPGTVSSAGAAGTRGTAAALPQEALEIAAGYAFGGPALDLGALLWDGRCLPDAQVRVPLPMLNRHGLVAGATGTGKTKTLQLIAEQLSAQGVPVFLADIKGDLSGVAAPGQANDKVRSRAAEVHQEWAATGFPAEFYALGGIGHGIPVRATVTSFGPVLLSKVLRLNQTQEQSLGLIFHYADTKGLELVDLKDLRAVVAFLTSDEGKGELRNIGGLSTATAGVILRSLTAFEAQGMADFFGEPEFDTSEFLRTASDGRGVVSVLELAAVQDRPQLFSTFLMWLLADLFHDLPEVGDADKPKLVFFFDEAHLLFDDASKAFLDSIAQTVRLIRSKGVGVFFVTQTPKDVPADVLGQLGNRIQHALRAFTPDDQKALKATVKTFPNSAYDLEELLTGLGTGEAVVTVLSERGAPTPVAATRLRAPESLMGPVEAGALERAVTASALYGRYAQAVDRESAYERLQTSRGAKGPDEMREATAAGERRGRRQEREERGERKEQPSVVEQVVGSGMFKSLARSLGSQIGREITRSVFGTARRRR, from the coding sequence ATGAGCGAGCGAGAGAGCAGGGCCAAGGGCGGGCCGGGGACCGTGTCGTCGGCCGGGGCCGCCGGGACGCGGGGCACTGCCGCCGCGCTGCCGCAGGAGGCCCTGGAGATCGCCGCCGGGTATGCCTTCGGCGGCCCCGCCCTCGATCTGGGCGCCCTGCTCTGGGACGGCCGGTGCCTGCCCGACGCGCAGGTCCGGGTGCCGTTGCCCATGCTGAACCGGCACGGCCTGGTCGCGGGCGCCACCGGCACCGGCAAGACCAAGACGCTCCAGCTGATCGCCGAGCAGCTGTCGGCGCAGGGTGTGCCGGTGTTCCTGGCGGACATCAAGGGCGACCTGTCCGGGGTCGCGGCGCCGGGCCAGGCGAACGACAAGGTGCGCTCACGTGCCGCCGAGGTCCACCAGGAGTGGGCGGCGACCGGCTTCCCCGCCGAGTTCTACGCCCTCGGGGGCATCGGCCACGGCATTCCCGTACGGGCCACGGTCACCAGCTTCGGTCCGGTCCTGCTGTCCAAGGTGCTCCGGCTCAACCAGACCCAGGAGCAGTCCCTCGGCCTGATCTTCCACTACGCCGACACCAAGGGCCTGGAGCTGGTCGACCTCAAGGACCTCAGGGCGGTCGTCGCCTTCCTCACTTCGGACGAGGGCAAGGGGGAGCTCAGGAACATCGGCGGGCTCTCGACCGCCACCGCCGGGGTGATCCTGCGCTCCCTGACCGCCTTCGAGGCGCAGGGCATGGCGGACTTCTTCGGGGAGCCGGAGTTCGACACGAGCGAGTTCCTGCGGACGGCATCCGACGGGCGGGGCGTCGTGTCGGTCCTCGAACTGGCCGCCGTGCAGGACAGACCGCAGCTGTTCTCGACGTTCCTGATGTGGCTGCTCGCGGACCTCTTCCACGACCTGCCCGAGGTCGGGGACGCCGACAAGCCGAAGCTCGTGTTCTTCTTCGACGAGGCGCATCTGCTGTTCGACGACGCGTCCAAGGCCTTCCTGGACTCGATCGCGCAGACCGTGCGGCTGATTCGCTCGAAAGGGGTCGGCGTCTTCTTCGTGACGCAGACGCCGAAGGACGTCCCCGCCGATGTGCTCGGCCAGCTCGGCAACCGCATCCAGCACGCACTGCGCGCCTTCACGCCGGACGATCAGAAGGCGCTCAAGGCCACGGTGAAGACCTTCCCCAACTCGGCGTACGACCTGGAGGAACTCCTCACCGGCCTCGGCACCGGCGAGGCCGTGGTGACGGTGCTCAGCGAGAGGGGCGCCCCGACCCCGGTCGCCGCGACGCGGCTGCGGGCCCCCGAGTCGCTGATGGGGCCGGTCGAGGCCGGCGCGCTGGAGCGGGCGGTGACGGCGTCCGCGCTGTACGGGCGGTATGCACAGGCTGTGGACAGGGAGTCGGCGTACGAGCGGCTCCAGACGTCCCGCGGCGCGAAGGGTCCGGACGAGATGCGCGAGGCCACGGCGGCCGGGGAGCGCAGGGGCCGGCGGCAGGAGCGGGAGGAGCGGGGTGAGCGGAAGGAGCAGCCTTCCGTCGTCGAGCAGGTCGTCGGGAGCGGCATGTTCAAGTCCCTCGCCCGGTCGCTCGGTTCGCAGATCGGGCGGGAGATCACCCGGTCGGTCTTCGGCACGGCGCGGCGGAGGCGGTAG
- a CDS encoding HhH-GPD-type base excision DNA repair protein produces the protein MDVTLHLAQDPEADALLGRSPLAALVGMLLDQQVPMEWAFKGPRTIADRLGADDLDAHDIAAQDPDAFVALLSEKPAVHRYPGSMAKRIQQLCQYLVEHYDGEAELVWKGVTDGRELLRRLEDLPGFGKQKAQIFLALLGKQLGVRPAGWQEAAGAYGEPQAFRSVADITGPESLTKVRAHKQEMKAAAKAARK, from the coding sequence ATGGACGTCACCCTGCATCTCGCACAGGACCCCGAGGCCGACGCACTCCTCGGCCGCAGCCCGCTCGCCGCGCTGGTCGGCATGCTGCTGGACCAGCAGGTTCCGATGGAGTGGGCGTTCAAGGGGCCCCGCACGATCGCGGACCGGCTCGGCGCGGACGACCTCGACGCGCACGACATCGCGGCGCAGGACCCCGACGCCTTCGTGGCCCTGCTGTCCGAGAAACCGGCCGTGCACCGCTACCCGGGCTCCATGGCCAAGCGGATCCAGCAGCTGTGCCAGTACCTCGTCGAGCACTACGACGGGGAGGCCGAGCTCGTCTGGAAGGGCGTCACCGACGGCCGTGAACTGCTGCGCCGCCTGGAGGACCTGCCCGGCTTCGGCAAGCAGAAGGCCCAGATCTTCCTCGCCCTCCTCGGCAAGCAACTGGGCGTGCGCCCCGCGGGCTGGCAGGAGGCCGCGGGCGCGTACGGCGAGCCGCAGGCCTTCCGCTCCGTCGCCGACATCACGGGCCCCGAGTCCCTGACCAAGGTGCGCGCGCACAAGCAGGAGATGAAGGCGGCGGCGAAGGCGGCGCGGAAGTAG
- a CDS encoding siderophore-interacting protein, with protein sequence MGQGHGWEGAVLKLLRAKDFVFTVTGAEDVTPQYRRVHLEDGGMLAVTGVHPTMWVRLWFDNAGKPHQRAYTLVDADPEAGTFSLEFALHEGCASDWARAAQPGDTIEATVHGTDFTQPDPAPSHVFAIADTASLPALNSLLSALDSAPATVWFEGERDGLPFRTAEARHDVRTLPRRDAGAHLVTQVKEALPDLLKSTAEPYVWIACDTATTRALTSYVRKELGLPKQRVNALGYWRP encoded by the coding sequence ATGGGGCAGGGGCACGGCTGGGAGGGCGCGGTCCTGAAGCTGCTGCGCGCCAAGGACTTCGTGTTCACGGTGACGGGCGCCGAGGACGTGACGCCGCAGTACCGCCGCGTCCACCTCGAGGACGGCGGCATGCTCGCGGTGACCGGCGTCCATCCCACGATGTGGGTCCGGCTGTGGTTCGACAACGCGGGCAAGCCGCACCAGCGCGCGTACACCCTGGTCGACGCCGACCCGGAGGCCGGCACCTTCAGCCTGGAGTTCGCCCTGCACGAGGGGTGCGCGAGCGACTGGGCGCGGGCGGCGCAGCCCGGCGACACGATCGAGGCGACCGTCCACGGCACGGACTTCACCCAACCCGACCCGGCCCCCTCCCACGTCTTCGCCATCGCGGACACGGCCTCCCTCCCCGCCCTCAACTCCCTCCTCTCGGCCCTGGACTCCGCGCCGGCGACGGTGTGGTTCGAGGGCGAGCGTGACGGCCTGCCCTTCCGGACGGCCGAGGCCCGGCACGACGTACGGACCCTGCCCAGGCGCGACGCCGGGGCCCACCTGGTCACCCAGGTGAAGGAGGCCCTGCCCGACCTCCTCAAGAGCACCGCGGAGCCGTACGTCTGGATCGCCTGCGACACAGCGACGACCCGCGCCCTGACCTCCTACGTCCGCAAGGAACTGGGCCTGCCGAAGCAGCGGGTGAACGCGCTGGGGTACTGGCGCCCCTGA